The Lutra lutra chromosome 16, mLutLut1.2, whole genome shotgun sequence genome segment CCTGGCTTGGCACAGCCTGGCATGGACCATCGTGGTTTGGCACAACCTGGTGCAGGTCAGCCTGGCTTGGCACAGCCTGGCATGGACCATCGTGGTTTGGCGCAACCTGGTGCAGGTCATCCTGGCTTGGCGCAGCCTGGAATTGATCATCGTGGATTGGTGCCACCTGGCGCAGGTCAGCCTGGCTTGGCACAGCCTGGCATGGATCAGCATGGTTTGGTGCAACCTGGTGCAGGTCAGCCTGGCATGGACCATCGTGGTTTGGTACATCCTGGTGCAGGTCAGCCTGGCATGGACCATCGTGGTTTGGTGCATCCTGGAGCAGGTCAGCCTGGCTTGGCGCAGCCTGGCATGGACCATCGTGGTTTGGTGCATCCTGGTGTAGGTCAGCCTGGCATGGACCATCGTGGTTTGGTGCAACCTGGTGCAGGTCATCCTGGCTTGGCGCAGCCTGGAATTGATCAGCGTGGATTGGTGCCACCTGGTGCAGGTCAGCCTGGCTTGGCACAGCCTGGCATGGATCAGCATGGTTTGGTGCAACCTGGTGCAGGTCAGCCTGGCATGGACCATCGTGGTTTGGTGCATCCTGGTGCAGGTCAGCCTGGCATGGCGCAGCCTGGTATGGACCAGCATGGTTTGGTGCAACCTGGTGCAGGTCAGCGTGGTTTGGCCCAACCTAGAGTGGATCAGCGTGGGTTGGTACAACCTGGTGCAGCTCAGCCTGGTATGGTCCAACCTAGAATGGATCAAGGTGGATTGGTACAACCTGGTACAGGTCAGCCTGGCTTGGTGCAGCCTGTACTGGATCAACGTGGGTTGGTGCAACCTGGTGCAGGCCAACCTGGTTTGGTTCAGCCTGGCATAGTTCAGCCTGCCTTGGTCCAGCCTGGTGCAGGTCAGGGTGGTTTGGTCCAACCTGGTACAGATCAGCTTGGTTTAGGGCAACGTGGATTGGATCAGCGTGGCTTGGTACAGGCTGACACAGATCCACGTGGCTTTTCTCAACCTGGTGCATATCCTCCTGGATTGATTCAACCTGGCGCATATCCACCTGGTCTGGTACAGCCTGGTGCCTATCCACATGGTTTGGTCCAACCTGGTGCCTATCTACAAGGTTTGGGTCAATCTAGTGCCTATCCTCGTGGTTCAGTTCCACCTGGTGCCTATCCTCGTGGTTTGATCCAGCCTGGTACATATCCACATGGTTTCATGCAGCCTAGTACTGATCAGCGTGGTTTGGTTCAACCTGAAATTGATCAGTATGGCTTGAGGCAACCTGGTACCGGACAACCAGGTGTGGTACCAGCAGGCACAGGGCTTCGTGGCTTTCCAGCATTTACCCCAGATTTCCCAAGATCTTTAGCACATCCATATTACCCTGGTGTAGTACCTCCTGGCAGATACCAACATGGTCAGGTGTCAGCACTTCTAGCCAATCAAGGTTTGGCATCACCAGGGATTGGCCAAAAGATTTTACCAGAAACTTACCAGCAAGGTTTGTTACATCGTGGCACAGACCAGCATGGCCTGACACCATTAAGCCCCCATGTGGGATCTGCACAGCGAGCTCAACAGCATTTGGTTTCGCCTGGCCCGGATCAGCATGGCCAGGGACAAGCAGGCACAGAACAGCAAGACCATGTATCCtctatcccagaatcctgggaccgATCCTATCCTGGCCCTCAGGGCCCAGGCGTCCAGATGGGTTTGGATCCAAAACAAATACAGGCCCCAGGCCAGCCTGCCCTTCCCGTCCGGACTCCTCCCAGCCAAGCAGCCACCTTTCCCAGGAGCGCAGACTCTCTCAGCTGTCTCCACCGAGTCTCCTCCGAAAAGAGTGATTTCCAGAGTGAGAGACGTGACTCGCTGGATAAATTAGCTCCGACCTTCCCCATGGCAGTGGAAACATTTCGTCTGATGGGAGAGCTCCTTGGCCTCTATGTAGAGCTCAAGGAGAACATGAAGGAGCTGGACGAGGAGCAGGCTGGCCAGACCGACCTGGAGAAGATCCAGTACCTGCTCGGCCTCATGGGTGGGTTCCAGGGACGCGGAGGAGGGGCCGCTGTCTGTGTATGCGGCATCCCCTGGCCTCCTCTGGCTGCTGGGCTGCTTCCTGAGTCGATGCAAATAGCATGTCCCTTCTTAGCCTTTCTGGGCTCTACTATAGCCTTTGGGGTCCAAAAGTTGGAATTAAACGACTTGGAGCAAAGGAGCCTCAGGAGGAGAGTGAGGCGGTTCGGATGCCCTGGCCGACTACCTGGACAGCCGCGGAGGCcggtgggaggatgggagggaggatgCCTATGGTCCATGCACAGCGATGGGCCCAGAGAATAATTAAGATTTGAGAGTTGGGTGGGAAGTGTGGGTTAGTAGTTCCAAAGTCCTTTAGGATAGTAAGCATTAGGTGGATTTTTTTAAGGGTAAGGACACCCCTCTTTCCTTTcgtcccatcccccctccccagtcACCGGGAAAAGCAGAAGTGGGGGGTCCTGCTGTTTgctgccgggggtggggggcttcacCATGGGGGCTGGGAACAGGGATTGTGGGGGCTTCACCATGGGGGCTGGAAACAGCGAttgggagcctgctggagatctAACCCTTTTGACGAATAAGGCCTCAATTATTCACAGTCAAAAAGGCTATACCCCCAGACCTGCAGGAACAGCTGAACACCTTAAAGTCCTTAACCAAAGAAGTTCGGcaggaaaaagcaaaagtaagtAAGGGAGGGCCCGCCCACTGTGCCTTTGAGGGCCTGCAGTCCCACTTTCCACTTGTATTTTGATGGATGGCACCGTCCTTGCGCTGACATATTATCTCATTGGATTTTTACAAGCCTCTCGGGTAGGAAATGTCCCTCAGGTGACATCATGTTCAGTTCCTGGGTCTCACACCGCATGCTCGAAGCTGTTGAGACCCGGCAGAGCCACAAGGAGGCCAATGCTCTTTTCATTACGTGGGGGCCGTTTCCAACAAAGCCCACTGGGAGTGCAGCAGCCTTGGAGCCAAGTTTGGGGGACTCTCCGGGACCAGTGGCCATGGCAAAGGGCTACTGGATCttcagtggttcttttttttttttttaattttatttatttatttgacagagagatcacaagtaggcagagaggcagacagagagggggaagcaggctccccgctgagcagagagcccgatgcagggctcgatcccaggaccatgagatcatgacctgagctgaaggcagcagcttaacccactgagccacccaggcgcccctcttcagtGGTTCTTAATGCCAGCTGTCCACAGCCGCGGGACGGATAGATAGATGGgtgggcagatggatggatggatgtccAGAAGGGACAGACTGACCAATGGTTCTTGTTAGAGGCTTGGATCAGGACTCGGACTCGGGAAAGGGGCTTGCTCGGGCTGTGGACGCATATGCAGAAGGCCAAGAACTCAGGCCTAAGCCTGACCTTCCTCTTCCGCTGGGTTTGTAGATGGAGAGGATGCAGAAGATCCTGGAGGGCAACGGGGAACACGAAACAGGAAAAGACATGAAGAATGGCTCACTGAGCTTGCAGCTGGGAATCCTCAGGTAAAACACTCCTGCTGAGCGCAACTTGTGTCCGGGCATCGCCTCTCCCCAGCCAAGGAGGTGATGGCAGCCTTTGGCTCACTCACAGTCTGAACTGGCCCCTGTCTTTGACCCTGGCTGTGTCTGCCCTTCAGGGTGTCCATATGTAGTTCAAGTGGCTGGTAGAAGTTTCCGAGGTTCTTAAAACCAtccagcaggggcacctgggtggctcagtgggttaattcctctgccttcggctcaggtcatgatcccaaggtcctgggatcgagccccacatcaggctctctgctcagcagggagtctgcttcccttcctctctctctctgcctgcctctctgcctgcttgtgatctctgtctgtcaaataaataaataaaatcttttaaaacaatttaaaacaaaacaaaaaaacaataaagagtcCAGCAGCAGCAGTCTCTGTCCCCAGACAGAAGCTGGAGGAGAGCACGTGTCAGAGCCCCCTCAGGGCCCTCTCACAGTGGGGCCAGGTCCCACCCCTTAGAAACCTCTCAGGTCGGCATGTGGGCACCCACTTCCTGGACAAGCAGCACCCGGGACTCCCTAGATAGAGCCTGCCGTGGGGTGGGCCCAAGAGCCATGGTGAGCATCGTCTGTCCCTCGTGGGACATGTGGGCCCAGACCCTGGGATGGGTGGTGGCGCCAGGCCGTCTCTTCTGCACGTCTCTCAGAGTTACCGTGGCTGACATCGAGAAGGAACTGGCCGAGCTGAGGGAAAGCCAAGAGCGGGGCAAGGTCAGCATGGAGCACTCAGTCTCCGAAGCCTCCCTCTACCTGCAGGACCAGGTGAGACCAAGATCTTCTCAGTCGGCCGTGGAGGGCGGGGCTACCAGACTCTCAGCGGTCACACCGTCTGCAAACGCTTTCacccattctgtgggctgtcttTCCATCCTCTTGTTAGTGTCTGCCTTTACGATTTTAcgtctttatttgagagagagagagagcacaagcggggggagggagcagagggagggacaagcagactctgtgcaggTGTGaaacctgactcggggctcgatcccatgaccctgagatcatgacctgaggagaaagcaagaatcagacacttaactaactgagccacccaggcgctccgataGTGTCTGCCTTTAAATCTTGAGTGATGCTATCGCCGGTCATCCCAGACTCTTCCCACTGAAGAGCGTCCGGACCAGGACCGGCCCTGTGAGTACTTGCAGGAGGACCAGACGGGAAAAGCCACGGGGCCACGGGGACTGACGTCAGGAGTGCCTCGGGGATAGAGGCCTGGTTCTGGGCCACTCCCACACCCCACCAGCATGTACCATGTCTTGACCCCAAAGCCACTTGTCCAGTGTGAGGCTCTAGGAGTAGAAGATTGTGTCCACAGCTCACGTCTAAGCTTAGCAACCTCGAGGGCTGTCCCGGGAGCCacactccccactgggcaggccCGGCTCCCACCACAGCCTCTTCAGGGCACCGGCCTCCACTCTCCCCATTTTCCGCCGTCTCCGCTTCCTACCTCTGAATACACAGCTGCTCTCCCACGCTGCTGCTCATCCCAGAATGTCCTTGTCACCCCCACTTACCCAGTGGGCTCCTACTACCCCTCACAACTCCACTGAAAAGGAGGCACCTTCTTTGGGGTGGCACCTTCCTCTTTTCTAGAGAATCAGTCCGCCCTTTTACCCCACGGGCCCTCTGCCACGCTTACGAACACTTCAGAAGAGTGCGGGTTCTTCTGGGAGCAAGCAGGAGTCTCACTGAGCTCAGGCACAGGGGAGCTTGGTTGAAAGTACATCGGTGTGCGGGGAGGCTGGAAAAGGCTGAACTTCCAGGCCAAGGGGGCAGTCTGGCCAGGGCTGCCCGGGCTCCGTCCTTCACGTCTGTTTCTGTGCGCACCTGTGCTTCTGTGTCCCTGTCCTTACCCGTTTCTCTCCAACACCTCCACATCTCCCTCCCACCGTGCTCCCAGCCAACTTTCGCACATGGCCCACAGGGGCTGCCTCGGCCCCGCGATGTTACACACTTCCAAGAGAGGGGGTTCGGTTGGCCCAGCCCCTCTCTGAGCCAGGCAAGAGGTCCCACGGCTGTGGGACTGGCTGACCCAGAACCGGGTGCCGACCCGGGACCCGTCATGTGCGGTGATGCACAGGGACTGTGGGAAACAGAAGAGGGCAGGAGAGCCAGTGTGGGGCATCTGCTCCCGCCCAGACCAGGAGAGACCCCTGCAACAGAAGTAGCACCCGTCCCACTGATTTCTTGTTACCGAATGCTGGCTGGGGACAGAGCATGTGTGAGCAGCAGAGGGCCCAGAGCTGTGTCTGGGCATCGTCAAGCTCCTGTAAGTGTTGGTGGACTAACAGACGTCACCACTCGAGGGTTTAGCTAGAGAGACGTGTCCTCACTCTGAATCAGCGAGCTGGCTAGAGAAAGGTCCAGAGACCTCCATCCTGTAAGGGTTTTATTCAGGATCAGGGCCGTACTCGCTGAGAACTCTGTTCACTACTTAACAGACGGACCCTGGGCGCCTCCTACATGCACCACGCTCGGTGAGACCCTGGCAGGGGCAGTGACTGCCTGAATCACACGGGGGCTGGCAGTCTGGACAGATCGCGGCCGTGTGGACAGATCGCGGCCGTGCCTCGCTCACTGCTCTGCACCTGCCTTCTTGCCCACACCCAGCTTGACAAGCTCAGGGCGATCATCGAGAACATGCTGGCCTCATCTTCCACGCTGCTGTCCCTGAGCATGGCTCCTCACAAGACGCTGTCCACTTTGGAACCTGGCCAGATTGACCCGGAGGCCACCTGCCCTGCCTGCAGCCTGGACCTGAGCCACCAGGTCAGCACGCTGGTGCAGCGCTACGAGCAGCTTCAGGACATGGTCAACAATCTGGCTGCCTCCCGGCCCTCCAAGAAAGCCAAGCTCCAGAGCCAGGTGACTCCCACCGGCCCCCCTCCTGGCGTGGCCTCCTGTGCCCCACAGTGGGGAGCCACAGCCCGGAGACCCACAGACCTGGGAGCGGCTGATGGCGCTTAACTGGCCTCAGGGCCAGCTTGCCACGGTGGAGTCCTTTACTGACCCCACACAAGTCCCTGGTCCTTTCACTGGGTCACAGCGAGGGCAGGAACAGAACTAGCTCTGGGGACATGAGACCATGGCGAAACCCTGGCTCCCTGGGGATGGGGCCGTGCATTCACGTGCCTCGGGGGACACTGGCATGGCAGGTTCCTTGACACAGTATACAGTATTCCAGCCCCCTTCCCAATTCCCCAGCGAAGGGCAGTCttgctggtgggggcagggagagtcgAGAGTCCCTGAGTCCTGCCTCTTAGGCTCTGGAGTTGAGATCCTGCTCAAGGCAGGTGGGAAGACAGTAGCCCACACCCCAGCTCTCAGGAGCCACAGGGCAGCACACCACTCTGGAACCTCGATCACCTCTGCTGGGCACCCCCTCCGGGGGGCCAGGTCCCTCAAGGCTGGACcatggggaggtgggggctgaaGCTCACATGCCGGGGCGGGGGgacacacagagcagagagcctgcccaCGGTCCGGGGGGCGGTGTGGAGAGCCAGAATGGGGCCCAAAGTTGGCCTACCTGCTgggtgatttcttaaaaattttatttatttgagagagagagtgcacgagcagggggagagggagacgcagactgccctgctgagctgggagccgggCACAGGGCTCGAGCCCGGGACCCTGGgacgaccatgacctgagccgaaggcagccgcttcaccACCTGAACCAGCCAGGAGCCTCCGGGCGATGTTCTAAGGGCCACCCAGGCAGGGCGGTAACACCAGGCAGCggccccagggagcctgcctttgTGCCTCCTGCCACAGGATGAAGAGCTGCTGGGCCATGTCCAGAGCGCCATCCTGCAGGTGCAGGGCGACTGTGAGAAGCTCTACATCACCACCAGCAGCCTCATCGAAGACCACCGGCAGAAGCAGAAGGACATTGACGTGAGGGGCCCGCgggcagctggggtggggtggggtggggtgcgaGGCCGTTGCCATCCTGGCTCCTCGTTCTccgctccccctcctcccaggtgCTGTACCAGGGCCTAGAGAAGCTCGAGAAGGAAAAGGCCAACAGGGAGCACCTGGAGATGGAGATTGACGTGGTAAGGGCGGGCCAGGCCCAGAAGAGCCGCCCTGTGTCCCTCGAGGTCTTACCCGTCCTTCTTTGAAAGGCCAGGAGTAGAGCGGAGCCCGGGGGGAGCTCAGTGTCCAGGCTTGATGTCAGGGCCATGGGTCCCTGCCACGGCTCTCTCCGACCTGGGGTCCCCTCCTCTCTTCCGGGCAGAAGGCTGATAAGAGTGCCCTGGCGGCCAAAGTGAGCCGTGTCCAGTTCGATGCCACCACGGAGCAGCTGAACCACATGATGCAGGAGCTGGTGGCAAAGATGAGCGGCCATGAGCAGGACTGGCAGAAGATGCTGGACAAGCTCCTGGTGGAGATGGACAGCAAGGTGAGGGCAGACAGTGGCTCCTGTCTGGAGGCGGCAGatcactccctgcccccacccggcTTTCCCCGCACTTACTGCTCACCCACCGCCACCCGCAGCTGGACCGCCTGGAGCTGGACCCCGTGAAGAAGTTGCTGGAAGACCGCTGGAAGTCCTTGCGGCAGCAGCTCAAGGAGCGCTCTCCCCTCTACCAGGCGGACGAGGCAGCGGCCATGAGGAGGTGGGGTGCGGACCACAgcggggggctgggagggggggtcCCCAGAGGAACAGCTCCCACCAGTGAGCTCAGTGTGCTCTGGGGGAGAGGCTGATCCCACTGGACCATCCCGTAGCTGCAGGGACAGAATCTGAGAGCTTGAAAAGCTCTTCCATCTTAGGCTGGTTCCTCCTGTGCTGGAGAAAGGGTGAGGAGAGAAGGCTAAGGCTCTCTGGCACGGGTGTGCTCCTTGGGGCCTCCGAGGCGGGGATGGGCCCACAGTCCCCAGAGCCAAGCCTGCTCCAGGGGGTCCCCTGGTCTGCCCTGGGGCAGGCTTGAATCCCCGGGTTTCCATTATTGGCCGCCAGAGGGAGCTCGAGGTTCACACAGGGCCTCTGTCAGGGGCCCCTTGAAACCCTGCTGGCTTTCGGTTGGCACAGGTGGGTGCTGGAGAGGCACCCCAAAGCAGGTGGTTCCCCAGGGAACAGGGACCAGATCTGCCTCTGGTGGCTTGGGACCTGCCACCCTGGTGAGCCAAGCTTCCGGCCCACCGGGCCTGCAGAGGGCCCAAGGCCGTCTGTGTTCTCCATCTCTCCCGTTCCCCACCCTCCGGGCAGGACACTCACCCTCTGCGTGTATCCCACTCCTCACAGGCAGCTCTTGGCACATTTTCACTGCCTCTCTTGTGACCGGCCCTTGGAGACAGCTGTGACTGGACAGTGAGTGCCCACACCTGGCAAACCCCAGCTGGTGGCTGTCACGGGGGCGGGCACAGCTGTGCTGCGTCTCCTCCATTCCCTACCTGCCTCCAACACTTGTCCTTCCTCGTCTCCTCTCCCCCGGGTCCATTCCTACCTGCCTCACCACTTGCTAGCCCTCCGTCCTTCCCTCTGCCACACCCTGGACGGGAAGGCTCCTCGGGCACGTAGGCTGTGGAGTCCTGGCTTTAGGAATGGgatttctcggggcgcctgggtggctcagtgggttaagccgctgccttcggctcaggtcatgatctcgggagtcctgggatcgagccccgcatcgggctctctcctcagcagggagcctgcttcctcctctctctctgcctgcctctctgcctgcttgtgatctgtcaaataaatgaataaaatctttaaaaaaaaaaaaaaaaaaaaaggaatgggattTCTCACGCTCCAACcgtcctcttctctctgtccctgcccagATTTATCCCGGTGACTCCTGtgggcccagccctgcctgggcaCCGTTCCACCCGCCCCTACACTATCTTCGAGCTGGAGCAGGTCCGGCAGCAGAGCCGCAAGTACGGGGCAGCGGGCTCCCGGGCGGGGCTTCGCAGGGGAGAcggggcagaggctggagggcGAGTGGCTCTCTGGAGAGGCTCCTCCTCCTGGTTGGACAGTGGGGGGTATGGAGTAATTTCTGGGCTAGCCCCCCACTTCTTCCCAATAAGGGGAAGAATGGAGGCCTATTTAGTAATTACCTGCCTTTGAGTCCCTGTTGGGGGTCCCGGTGGGACACTGCTGAGGCTGCCGGCGGGGGACCTCTTTACCTCCTCACACCCCCAGATGCTTCAGCAGCCTCggcatgggaggaagggaggggtccGATGTCACCCAGCCAGAGGGTAGGCTCAGTGGCtgttgggggaggaggtggggacatAATGCACACTCCTTGggctcctgcccacctccccgcCGCATTTCCATCTCCCAAGGATGAGGGTTCAGCGATAAGGATGATTTCAAACTGCACTTTGGAGCCCCTAGGGTTCCAGGTAGGAAGGGCTAAGTGTGCAGGGCTGCTCCCTCTCTCGGCTTCCACCCCACCCCGTCTGTGGTCCCTTGGGGTGCTATGGGCAGGGCTCCTGCCCACACATGGTCCTGCTTAAAAGGGCACAGATAAAGGGCTGGAGTGGGCCTGGGTCTGAGTGTGGGCTCGAACTGGCATGGCCCCCTTACCCACCCGCCTGTGCCCCCACAGCCTCAAGCTGGGCGGTACCGCTTTCCCTCGGGGCGACTTGGCGCACATGGAGCGGAGCGTGGGGCGCCTGCGCACCATGCACTCCAAGATGCTGATGGACATTGAGAAGGTGCAGATCCACTTCGGAGGCTCGGTCCGGGCCAGCAGCCAGATGATCCGGGAGCTGCTGCAGGCACAGTGCCTGAGCTCCCCCTGCTACAAACGGTAGGACCACACAGACGGGGCCCCTGGCCGCGGGGCTCAGCTTCTGCCCACCCACAGCCCTGTGAGTGTCTGCTCCACTGCTGGGGAACGCCCTGCCAAAGAAGGGGGATGGCGGGCAGAAGAAAGAGGGTATTAGTGGTCTTCAGGGTGGCCCAGCAGCGAGTTTGCTTTGCCCTGGCTCCTGGAGACCCCTGACACAGCTGTCCCATCCCCGGCTGGCTGGCCCCCCCATAGCTGGGTCCTGGGGGACACCGGCTCCGGTGAAGCTGCCGTCTTCACCACAGGGTGCCGGAGACAGCCGACTACGTGTACTCGAGCGTGCCCCGGCGCTGCGGGGGCAGCCACACCCTCACGTACCCCTACCGCCGCAGCCGTCTACAGCACCTGTCCCAGGGCCTGTACCCCACTGAGGAGGTCCAGATCGCCATGAAGGTTGGGGTGCTGCCTGGGAGTGAAGACAGAGGGCCCTCACAGGACCCCACATTCTCAAGTCATTCTGGAAAATGTCACCAGAAGGGTGGATGACCAGCCCTCTGCCTGGAGGCTGTTTCTGAAAGCCTCTGGTACTCCGGCTTTGTTGGGCCTCCTGCCCAGCGagccctgccacccccaccacgGGCCCTCCCTTCGCCCTGCCACTGCCAGAGCCTTGGGGAGGGTTCTGGGAGTCGGGGGAGGATGTCCCTCGGTGCCACGGACCTCATGGAGGAAGGACCAGAGGGCATGCTCTAAGGGCCATGTGGTAATGGATatcccttccccgccccccagcatGATGAGGTGGATATCTTGGGCTTGGATGGACATATTTACAAGGGACGGATGGATACAAGGCTGCCCGGCATCTTGACCAAAGACCGTGAGTGTCCCAGGGGCCCAGAGActcctcaggctccttgctcaggagtcCCTCAGGGTCTGCCCAGCTCCTGGAAGGCCAGGGGGCCACTGGATCCTGGGTGCCTCCTCCTGCTACTGCCCTGATTCCAAACGCTCTCAAAGCCCCAGGTCAGTGTTGGCAGGTCGGGGACAGCTGTCTAGTCTCAGCCAATGAGCCAGGCCGTCATGGCCCCGTGACACATTCATGCCAGCCTTCCTCCTCGTGCTGCCTCATCGGCTTGCCTGCCTCAGCCTCTGTTCGCAGCACTACCAGGACCCAGTCCTACCCTCCTTCAAAACTCAAAGTGCCCCTCCTCAGTCCCCCACCACCTGCTGAATTTCCCTGCCCCTCCCGAAGCCCCACCTGCTCTTAGAGCTCGTGTGCACCTGTCCAGCCGCCTGGCCTCCTGAGCTTGAGCCCAGGTCAGAACTCACCCAGCACCAGGCACAGAGCTCACGGCTGCAGGTCCTCAGAGTATAtctgagtgggtgggtgggtgggtggacggATGGACATGGGAACGAATGGAGTGCTTAGAAGGGGTGTGTCCATTAGTTCCAACTGGGAAGGCCCCCCACTGAGGCGGTCGTGACCAGGGGCCCTGCagccctctccccatccccatgggTCCCCACAGAGCTCCCACTCAGCATCTCAGAATGGACCCTCCCCTTCGCCGTCCCCCGCCAGCCTCTGTCTCCGGGATGACCAAGCACAAGGCCAAGCAGTCCCGGCCCCACGTGCACAGGCAGCAGTCCCTCAGCGACAATGGCCAGCTGCCCTCGAGACCTCAGAGTGCCCAGATGCTGGCTGGCAACAGCCCAGGTAGCTTCCCTCCGGCCTTCCAGGTGGTCTCCACTGCCCCCAGGCCTTTCTTGCTTGCCCActggcccccctccctgcccatggCTGGTCTCTGCGCTTATTTCCCTGGGGAGAGGAAGTGCCTGGGAGCTGAGagatgggatgggagggagaagggagaaaaatccaTCTTTActgagttgttctttttttttttttttaagattttatttatttgacagacagagatcacaagtaggcagagaggcaggcagagagggtgtgggggggaagcaggctccctgctgagcagaaaggcagaggcttaacccactgagccacccaggcgcccccacccaggtgcccctactgagTTCTTCTTATGTCGCAGGGCTGGGGGGTAGATGCTGTTACTGTCCCCATCTCccaggagagggaacaggagcagggTTGTAGCCCAGGGCTCTGGCTCCAGGCccaagtcccccccccccccgcccccgccgctcaCAGGTGCTCACTCTCCTGGAGCTAGTGGTCAGCTCTGTGCAGCAGCTGGTGGGCGCAGTCCGACCTTGTTTGGGGAGGAACTTCTCCTCACCCCCGGCCTGGACGGTCCCTTGAGTCCCTGTGCTCCCCCAAGGGGCTAACTCCTGCCTAAAAGTCTGGGGGCTAAGGGTCCCCCAGGGTCCAGCCA includes the following:
- the QRICH2 gene encoding glutamine-rich protein 2 isoform X13, which gives rise to MQPATAATTMVSLRELADLAIGTPEVGAVNFTALHTLIVAMLRSLNLQEVRIDFQSPLPLPSPETSRTLELPQAALSARQLAASKEKPRGGLTKPPTEPPTAAATLESQVKGLGGQVQDLSRKLKTVTSQVQGIVSHVQHLTAPISELDARDWLEEETAQPTPARARAGSLRIAKGERATVSQVSQAMELLRDVVEDVKTLKEAQEKAEKLPATAIQRIDALEKIVRERDEFLDLVGRKMSLMPVGEEVTMVTWEELEQAITDGWRASLGGSETTTGLPQRRGHASATSDDTLQGGVPIKRSSADRAVDSPHAYGSDQTFSGLGGIRNPSEGVTRERGRGASATAFPAREQHPRARDEAGLAKAHPLSASQSRVESGRPRTRELPSHSSVHLRKEEREAQPGPTLQDLSSGPVAGDEYQVHPDQHWGVDASQGRIQPGLDQHGLGPHGMDPPAWSHPRTYPHAVVPHTMGQLGMMPPGTDEWGLVTPGLDQYGMVPPVVPGTHQQGWELPGTVQPGTVPLGTYQYGTAQQPGADQRGLVPLTADQHGFLISGMDQQGSVLPGMDQQGSVPDLTHQRGLASPALIRVVADRQGFVQPSLETSEFTHPDTDQHDIIQPGPDHHGLVPAGASQRGLVQPGADRHGLVQTLVDPSGLVQPGAYLPDWAQPGAYPSGWGQPVAYPFDLVQPNVYPSGLVQPSAVQPGLTQSGIGQQDSAQLRMHQRALVEPEMDEHGLVQVGMDHRVLFQPGTVQPTLMQPGAGQRGLVQPVISQSDLAQPGIDQHESVQLGIDQRGLVQPGAGQPGLAQPGMDQRGLVQPGAGQPGLAQPGMDQRGLVQPGAGQPGLAQPGMDQRGLVQPGAGQPGLAQPGMGQRVLVQPGLAQPGMDQHGLVQPGTGQPGLAQPGMDHHGLARPGTAQPGLAQPGIDQRGLVQPGTGRPGLAQPGTDHHGLAQPSAAQPGLEQPGIDQRGLAQPGTGQPSLAQPGMDQHGLVQPGTGQPGLAQPGMDHRGLAQPGAGQPGLAQPGMDHRGLAQPGAGQPGLAQPGMDQHGLVQPGAGQPGLAQPGMDHRGLVHPGVGHPGLAQPGIDQRGLVPPGAGQPGLAQPGMDQHGLVQPGAGQPGLVQPVLDQRGLVQPGAGQPGLVQPGIVQPALVQPGAGQGGLVQPGTDQLGLGQRGLDQRGLVQADTDPRGFSQPGAYPPGLIQPGAYPPGLVQPGAYPHGLVQPGAYLQGLGQSSAYPRGSVPPGAYPRGLIQPGTYPHGFMQPSTDQRGLVQPEIDQYGLRQPGTGQPGVVPAGTGLRGFPAFTPDFPRSLAHPYYPGVVPPGRYQHGQVSALLANQGLASPGIGQKILPETYQQGLLHRGTDQHGLTPLSPHVGSAQRAQQHLVSPGPDQHGQGQAGTEQQDHVSSIPESWDRSYPGPQGPGVQMGLDPKQIQAPGQPALPVRTPPSQAATFPRSADSLSCLHRVSSEKSDFQSERRDSLDKLAPTFPMAVETFRLMGELLGLYVELKENMKELDEEQAGQTDLEKIQYLLGLMVKKAIPPDLQEQLNTLKSLTKEVRQEKAKMERMQKILEGNGEHETGKDMKNGSLSLQLGILRVTVADIEKELAELRESQERGKVSMEHSVSEASLYLQDQLDKLRAIIENMLASSSTLLSLSMAPHKTLSTLEPGQIDPEATCPACSLDLSHQVSTLVQRYEQLQDMVNNLAASRPSKKAKLQSQDEELLGHVQSAILQVQGDCEKLYITTSSLIEDHRQKQKDIDVLYQGLEKLEKEKANREHLEMEIDVKADKSALAAKVSRVQFDATTEQLNHMMQELVAKMSGHEQDWQKMLDKLLVEMDSKLDRLELDPVKKLLEDRWKSLRQQLKERSPLYQADEAAAMRRQLLAHFHCLSCDRPLETAVTGQFIPVTPVGPALPGHRSTRPYTIFELEQVRQQSRNLKLGGTAFPRGDLAHMERSVGRLRTMHSKMLMDIEKVQIHFGGSVRASSQMIRELLQAQCLSSPCYKRVPETADYVYSSVPRRCGGSHTLTYPYRRSRLQHLSQGLYPTEEVQIAMKHDEVDILGLDGHIYKGRMDTRLPGILTKDPSVSGMTKHKAKQSRPHVHRQQSLSDNGQLPSRPQSAQMLAGNSPAPPRPRKDRPLSSEGRLAQPNAAHPPSPSEMEMHMDMPPGEGPEEPTRGPRSTTAQ